Proteins found in one Alphaproteobacteria bacterium genomic segment:
- a CDS encoding AI-2E family transporter, producing the protein MFQGNRKIWFWAILGICFFAFLHLISSILLPFVAGMMIAYFLDPAADWLERKGCSRLTATSILVCGFFSILTLSLVALSPILYDQFLGLMKAMPRYIEKLREYAGPQIENVMQSVTGPGGTNDAKQAVTKASGTLFDVATNFITGLFASGMAMVNLITLLFLTPVVAFYLLRDFDVMVAHIDGLLPRESASTIRTQVREMDRTIAAYLRGQVNVCILLALFYAVGLSLTGLNYGILVGIISGLISFIPFVGALLGFVVAGLIAIFQFDDTMRILLVVGVYGIGQFLEGNILVPKLIGGKVGLHPAWVIFGMLAGGAILGFVGVLLAVPISAIIGVLVRFATQQYRDSVLYQGDDEHPYVPPMQHVLTQKKREQLKRKHKKAMENAKEAAGTTPAKTTPKKTASKVKKAAKPKAKPNTASEDMQSETQETLPHTPPKKPSA; encoded by the coding sequence ATGTTTCAAGGTAACCGAAAAATCTGGTTTTGGGCAATTCTTGGTATTTGCTTTTTTGCATTTTTGCACCTGATCAGTTCAATTCTGTTGCCATTCGTGGCCGGAATGATGATTGCTTACTTTCTTGATCCGGCTGCGGATTGGCTGGAGCGTAAAGGTTGTTCGCGGTTAACTGCAACATCGATTTTGGTGTGCGGATTTTTTTCGATCTTAACGCTGTCATTAGTGGCGTTGTCACCCATTCTTTACGATCAGTTTTTGGGGCTGATGAAGGCGATGCCGCGCTATATCGAAAAATTGCGCGAATATGCCGGCCCGCAAATTGAAAATGTTATGCAATCTGTCACGGGTCCCGGTGGCACAAACGATGCCAAGCAAGCGGTAACAAAAGCTTCCGGCACGCTATTTGATGTGGCGACAAACTTCATTACAGGGTTGTTTGCCTCTGGCATGGCAATGGTAAATTTAATTACGTTGCTGTTTTTAACTCCGGTTGTAGCATTTTACTTGTTACGCGATTTTGATGTTATGGTTGCGCATATCGATGGCCTGTTGCCCCGTGAAAGCGCCTCTACTATACGTACGCAAGTGCGTGAAATGGATCGTACCATTGCCGCTTATTTGCGCGGTCAGGTGAATGTGTGTATTTTGCTGGCGCTATTCTATGCCGTGGGTCTGTCGCTTACAGGACTGAATTATGGTATTTTAGTGGGCATAATTTCGGGCTTAATATCATTTATTCCTTTTGTTGGCGCATTGCTTGGATTTGTGGTTGCCGGATTGATAGCCATTTTTCAGTTTGACGATACGATGCGAATTTTGCTGGTGGTTGGGGTGTATGGCATAGGCCAGTTTTTAGAAGGCAATATTTTGGTACCAAAGCTAATTGGTGGCAAGGTAGGGTTGCATCCGGCATGGGTAATATTTGGCATGTTAGCAGGCGGTGCAATTCTGGGTTTTGTCGGGGTGCTGCTGGCGGTGCCTATCAGCGCCATTATTGGTGTGTTGGTACGCTTCGCCACCCAGCAATATCGCGATAGTGTATTGTATCAGGGCGACGATGAGCATCCCTATGTGCCACCAATGCAGCATGTATTGACACAGAAAAAACGAGAGCAACTTAAGCGCAAACATAAAAAAGCTATGGAAAACGCCAAAGAGGCGGCAGGCACAACACCGGCGAAGACAACACCGAAGAAAACCGCATCTAAAGTGAAAAAAGCAGCAAAACCTAAAGCCAAGCCCAATACCGCGTCTGAAGACATGCAAAGCGAAACGCAGGAAACCTTGCCCCATACCCCACCCAAAAAACCTTCGGCATAA
- a CDS encoding DUF2066 domain-containing protein, whose amino-acid sequence MKRRVIMCLLTVLSVAVAGFPLQVQAQNTGYTIQNVEVSASADTGTTARMNALAQAESEAFARLLEQYLAPDEAAARAAKTKDYEISRMVRGYEVQNEKVTGNSYSATLDVAFDPTQVQTFLRAPAVPAMASVPTGAAPVTANTGYVGRQPTRPISAQPAPIETNTLTSQLAKMHSNVLVLPVLTAAGNSMLWEDRNVWRNVWNRAEREDNRFIRLAIGDQSDSLMMSAPQATSAEYAAFSPLAERYQAATVVVAEAFPTVSDGVNALGVRLRSLDVQGQNDVIELSYEQGSEETQDDLMLRAAEDIIARIMRDGQARSVGQLEANAPRSKITVLSRLNKLNDWVILRKRLMDMPNVEKIELSAISSQQADMVVHFRGNPMQLEANMTSQGLKVSKAYNYWVVGL is encoded by the coding sequence ATGAAGCGCCGTGTAATTATGTGTTTATTGACTGTGTTAAGTGTGGCTGTTGCAGGATTTCCCCTGCAAGTACAGGCGCAAAACACGGGCTATACTATACAAAATGTAGAAGTGTCCGCGAGTGCAGATACAGGAACCACCGCACGAATGAATGCACTTGCACAAGCAGAAAGTGAAGCATTTGCACGGTTGTTAGAGCAATATCTGGCACCAGATGAAGCCGCCGCCCGCGCTGCAAAAACCAAAGATTACGAAATCAGCCGCATGGTGCGGGGCTATGAAGTGCAAAATGAAAAAGTAACAGGAAATAGCTATTCGGCCACACTTGACGTAGCTTTTGACCCTACTCAGGTGCAAACGTTTTTGCGTGCGCCTGCTGTGCCGGCTATGGCAAGCGTGCCTACTGGTGCTGCGCCCGTCACGGCAAATACAGGCTATGTCGGACGCCAGCCAACACGGCCTATATCAGCGCAACCGGCACCTATAGAAACAAATACGCTTACCTCACAACTGGCAAAAATGCATTCAAATGTGCTGGTGTTGCCAGTGTTAACAGCAGCTGGAAATAGCATGTTGTGGGAAGATCGCAATGTGTGGCGCAATGTGTGGAATCGTGCCGAGCGCGAAGATAATCGCTTTATCCGTTTGGCCATTGGAGACCAATCCGACAGTTTAATGATGAGCGCGCCACAGGCAACGAGTGCAGAATATGCTGCATTCAGCCCTCTGGCAGAGCGCTATCAGGCTGCAACAGTGGTGGTGGCAGAGGCGTTTCCTACGGTTTCTGACGGAGTGAACGCGCTGGGTGTGCGGTTGCGCAGTTTGGACGTTCAAGGCCAGAACGATGTGATTGAACTAAGCTATGAGCAAGGCAGCGAAGAAACGCAGGACGATTTGATGCTGCGTGCGGCAGAAGATATCATTGCCCGCATTATGCGCGACGGGCAAGCCCGTAGTGTTGGCCAACTTGAGGCAAATGCACCGCGTAGCAAAATTACAGTATTGAGTCGTTTGAACAAATTAAATGACTGGGTGATTTTGCGCAAGCGCCTTATGGACATGCCGAATGTAGAGAAGATCGAGCTTTCTGCAATTTCCAGCCAGCAGGCCGATATGGTTGTGCATTTTCGTGGCAACCCCATGCAGTTGGAAGCGAATATGACATCGCAAGGATTAAAAGTAAGTAAAGCCTATAATTATTGGGTAGTAGGGTTGTAA
- a CDS encoding DnaA/Hda family protein: MVASQFNLSLPTATAYSLEDFAVSGSNAQLFHHIIQWPQWPQSILVLQGAEASGKTHLANIWAMQSNATFLKPACVSGDMVQDIVQRKVANGAYVIDGLSQVADETALFHLMNAIREQQGWLLLTTTEAPAHLAIGLADLRSRLCAAPLFALAPPDDEALTMVIVKQFTDRQIRVGEEVVQYLLKRMQRSYASARQWVKRLDEAALTSKSNISVKLVRQLMEEDERKNTPPMF; the protein is encoded by the coding sequence GTGGTTGCATCTCAATTTAACCTATCGCTGCCCACGGCAACGGCTTATAGCCTTGAAGATTTTGCTGTATCAGGCAGTAATGCCCAATTATTTCATCATATTATCCAATGGCCACAATGGCCGCAGTCTATTCTTGTGCTGCAAGGAGCGGAAGCTTCAGGTAAGACCCATCTGGCAAATATCTGGGCGATGCAGAGTAATGCAACCTTTTTAAAGCCCGCATGTGTGAGTGGTGATATGGTGCAGGACATTGTACAGCGCAAGGTTGCCAATGGTGCTTATGTCATTGATGGCTTGTCACAGGTCGCTGATGAGACGGCTTTATTTCACTTGATGAACGCTATACGCGAACAACAAGGATGGTTGTTGCTTACTACTACCGAAGCCCCTGCGCATTTAGCAATTGGCCTTGCCGATTTGCGTTCACGTCTTTGCGCCGCACCTTTGTTTGCCCTTGCCCCGCCAGATGATGAAGCGTTGACAATGGTTATAGTTAAGCAATTCACTGATCGTCAAATCCGCGTGGGTGAGGAAGTGGTGCAATATCTGCTCAAACGTATGCAGCGTTCTTATGCTTCGGCACGCCAATGGGTAAAGCGTTTAGATGAAGCCGCCCTTACCAGTAAGAGCAATATCTCCGTTAAACTTGTTCGTCAGCTAATGGAAGAAGACGAGCGCAAAAATACCCCTCCAATGTTCTAA
- a CDS encoding response regulator: MPTEPTLPQKSLPHLRYVKVLIVDDDKRIAKLVKSVLNGLGFLSVHVEHSALEALQYMAKEEVDLIICDWVMEKMDGVQMVQKLRKDLTNPNQLVPIIMLSGNSEKPHIEKARDSGVTEYVMKPFTAKSLCSRIITVIENPRSFIISDSFTGHNRRRKVREYTGGDRRKPKK; the protein is encoded by the coding sequence ATGCCGACAGAACCGACCCTCCCTCAAAAGTCATTGCCCCATCTGCGCTATGTTAAAGTGCTGATTGTGGATGATGATAAACGCATAGCAAAGCTGGTAAAGAGCGTATTAAACGGTTTGGGTTTTTTAAGTGTACATGTTGAGCACTCGGCGCTTGAAGCGTTGCAATATATGGCGAAAGAAGAAGTGGATTTAATTATTTGCGATTGGGTGATGGAGAAAATGGATGGGGTGCAGATGGTGCAGAAACTGCGCAAAGACCTCACAAACCCTAACCAACTTGTGCCAATTATTATGCTAAGCGGCAATTCAGAAAAACCCCATATCGAAAAAGCCCGCGATTCGGGAGTGACGGAATATGTTATGAAGCCATTTACGGCAAAGAGTTTATGCAGCCGTATTATTACAGTTATCGAAAATCCACGCAGTTTTATTATTTCGGATAGTTTTACTGGCCATAATCGCCGCCGCAAGGTGCGAGAATATACCGGTGGCGACCGCCGTAAACCAAAAAAATAG